A window of Psychroflexus sp. ALD_RP9 contains these coding sequences:
- a CDS encoding exodeoxyribonuclease III — MKIISYNVNGIRAALKKDLLGWLAATDADVVCFQETKAQPEQIDNQLFYDLGYQYCYWFSAEKKGYSSVGIISKHEPKHVEYGTGIDYMDREGRNLRVDFDGLSIMSLYLPSGTNDARLEFKLQYMADFKTYVNHLKKEHPNLVICGDYNICHEPIDIHDPVRLKNVSGFLPVEREWLSNFLELGLIDSFRHLHPDKEQYSWWSYRANARERNKGWRLDYLLITQDLKPRLKRALILQEAKHSDHCPVLLELD; from the coding sequence ATGAAAATTATTTCTTATAATGTAAATGGCATACGTGCTGCCTTAAAAAAAGATTTACTCGGATGGTTAGCTGCCACTGATGCAGATGTGGTTTGTTTTCAAGAAACCAAAGCCCAACCCGAACAAATTGATAATCAGCTTTTTTATGACTTAGGCTACCAGTATTGCTATTGGTTTTCGGCTGAAAAGAAAGGTTACAGCAGTGTTGGTATTATTTCGAAACACGAACCAAAACATGTAGAATACGGAACAGGTATTGATTATATGGATCGTGAAGGCCGTAATTTACGGGTTGATTTCGATGGGCTTTCAATCATGAGTTTATATTTACCATCAGGTACCAATGATGCTCGTCTTGAGTTTAAGCTGCAATATATGGCCGATTTTAAAACTTATGTAAACCATCTTAAAAAAGAACACCCAAACCTGGTAATTTGTGGCGATTATAATATTTGTCATGAACCGATTGATATTCATGACCCGGTTAGACTTAAAAATGTGTCAGGCTTTTTACCTGTAGAGCGCGAATGGCTTAGCAACTTTCTAGAGTTAGGCCTTATTGACTCGTTTAGACATTTGCATCCCGACAAAGAACAATATTCTTGGTGGAGTTATCGTGCTAATGCTCGTGAACGTAATAAAGGATGGCGATTAGACTATCTACTTATTACACAAGATTTAAAACCGCGATTAAAACGGGCATTAATTTTGCAGGAGGCAAAACATAGTGACCATTGTCCCGTTTTATTAGAACTAGATTAA
- a CDS encoding DUF805 domain-containing protein, with translation MKYILNPFVKIVDITGQVSEKEFWIYQAFFIFFVGPLIGFLRGLDSINDTNAMIIRLVFLLPSITLGMRRLNETKFNKWLFLIPFVNLILASFPAEK, from the coding sequence ATGAAGTATATTTTAAACCCATTTGTAAAAATTGTAGATATAACAGGCCAAGTTTCTGAAAAAGAATTTTGGATATATCAAGCCTTTTTTATTTTTTTTGTTGGTCCACTGATTGGATTTCTAAGAGGTCTTGATTCAATTAATGATACTAATGCAATGATCATCAGGCTTGTATTTTTGTTACCATCTATCACTTTAGGAATGCGTAGGTTAAACGAAACCAAATTTAATAAGTGGTTATTTTTAATTCCTTTTGTAAATTTAATTTTAGCTTCTTTCCCCGCTGAAAAATAA
- a CDS encoding OmpA family protein: MKKIFLLSLISISLTACVSQKKFDALTRQFEDLQADFNHQSDALNDCQNSLEAIKTERQELASQVEALEKDKKEVEKELAKKQDEYNQLSQSYNALEANSSKVLAENAQQNRALLKELEAKKTALAEEQKRLEQLQQDLDYRAKRIDELERMIVANEEKMKALKDKLSSALINFEDRGLSVEQRDGKVYVSMENKLLFKSGSWTVGAEGQAAVQELGKVLADNTDIAVLIEGHTDNVPYNGSGQLKDNWDLSTKRATEVLKLLLQNENIEPERLTAAGRGKYAPVAPNTTQSGKAKNRRIEVVLTPQLDEISQLLKQD; the protein is encoded by the coding sequence ATGAAAAAGATATTTCTTTTAAGCTTGATTTCAATCAGCTTAACCGCTTGCGTGAGTCAGAAAAAATTTGATGCACTTACCCGCCAATTTGAAGATTTACAAGCTGACTTCAATCATCAATCTGATGCATTAAACGACTGCCAAAACTCATTAGAAGCTATAAAAACTGAACGGCAAGAATTAGCTTCTCAGGTTGAAGCACTCGAAAAAGATAAAAAAGAAGTTGAAAAAGAGTTAGCAAAAAAACAAGACGAATACAATCAACTTTCACAATCTTACAATGCACTTGAAGCCAACAGCAGTAAAGTTTTAGCTGAAAATGCACAACAAAACAGAGCACTCTTAAAAGAGTTAGAAGCTAAAAAGACGGCACTGGCAGAAGAACAAAAACGCTTAGAGCAATTACAACAAGATTTAGATTACAGAGCCAAAAGAATAGACGAATTAGAACGAATGATTGTTGCTAATGAAGAAAAAATGAAAGCACTAAAAGACAAATTATCTAGTGCACTCATTAATTTTGAAGACCGCGGTTTAAGCGTAGAACAACGCGACGGTAAAGTTTATGTTTCTATGGAAAATAAGCTCTTATTTAAATCTGGAAGTTGGACGGTTGGTGCTGAAGGCCAAGCTGCTGTTCAAGAACTCGGTAAGGTTTTAGCCGATAATACAGATATTGCTGTTTTAATTGAAGGCCATACAGATAATGTACCTTACAATGGTAGCGGACAGTTAAAAGACAACTGGGATTTATCGACCAAACGTGCTACTGAAGTTTTAAAACTACTTTTACAAAATGAAAATATTGAGCCAGAACGCTTAACTGCAGCCGGACGTGGAAAATATGCACCTGTTGCGCCAAATACAACCCAATCTGGTAAAGCTAAAAATCGCCGTATTGAAGTTGTGCTCACACCACAATTAGACGAAATTTCGCAATTACTAAAGCAAGATTAA
- a CDS encoding thioredoxin domain-containing protein encodes MNLLHKASSPYLLQHRDNPVHWREWNAESLALAKKENKPLLISIGYAACHWCHVMAHESFEDQKVAEVMNAHFICIKVDREERPDVDQIYMDAAQILTGRGGWPLNAFAFPDGKPFYAATYFPKDNWLKVLKNVAKAYDTQQEQLKDTALKLTRGIQDIDRLDFTENNQAINFSTTDYQDLLGSWQRFFDSKHGGFKGAPKFAMPSSWQFLLQYHKLTENKEALEQCLNLLDHMIAGGIYDQIHGGFARYSVDERWFAPHFEKMLYDNAQMISLLANAYKITQKPSYKTAIEQSLDFVNNWLSDKNGGFYSAVDADSEGREGAFYTYSYHELEEALTSNEFEIAKSYFNLKQKGNWEEGQNIIYTAQSISKLAEAFNLTEGEFVEKLNLIRSKIKTLSDSKPRPEIDTKILCSWNAMMLKAYVDAYQALGLQTYLDKAKANAAFIQKELLSENQQLFRNYKDGQSSITGFLEDYAWLSLALISLYEATLTVSYLELAKKLIDKSIADFYDADLGLFYYTSTEAEALIARKIEVNDNVIPSSNSVMLQALFKLHKFYNANSYKRIVQKMLAKVSPKLHKSGPYLAHWAIVVGYLTHPFAEVVTCGSDYAQKHKLLLQHYNPNAIFLGGTTEDLALMKGKTDYNQIFVCVDQSCQQPANTVEEALKQLKALY; translated from the coding sequence TTGAATTTACTACACAAAGCCTCAAGTCCGTATTTATTACAACATCGAGACAATCCAGTACATTGGCGTGAATGGAATGCTGAAAGTTTGGCTTTAGCTAAAAAAGAAAATAAACCATTACTAATAAGTATTGGTTATGCCGCCTGCCATTGGTGCCATGTTATGGCTCACGAATCTTTTGAAGACCAAAAGGTAGCTGAAGTCATGAATGCTCACTTTATTTGTATTAAAGTTGATCGTGAGGAACGACCTGATGTTGACCAAATTTACATGGATGCGGCACAAATCTTAACTGGCCGTGGCGGCTGGCCTCTTAATGCTTTTGCATTTCCAGATGGCAAACCCTTTTATGCAGCCACCTATTTTCCTAAAGATAATTGGTTAAAAGTGCTTAAAAATGTAGCAAAAGCTTATGATACCCAACAAGAACAGCTTAAAGACACAGCTTTAAAGTTAACACGTGGAATTCAAGATATTGATCGCTTAGATTTTACTGAAAATAATCAAGCCATCAATTTTAGTACCACCGATTATCAAGACTTGTTGGGCAGTTGGCAGCGCTTTTTTGACTCTAAGCATGGTGGCTTTAAAGGCGCGCCTAAATTTGCCATGCCCAGCAGCTGGCAGTTTTTATTACAATACCACAAGCTTACTGAAAATAAAGAAGCCTTAGAACAATGCCTGAACTTACTTGACCATATGATTGCTGGCGGTATTTATGATCAAATTCACGGTGGCTTTGCGCGCTACTCTGTCGATGAACGCTGGTTTGCCCCGCATTTTGAAAAAATGCTATACGATAATGCGCAAATGATTAGTTTACTAGCTAATGCTTATAAAATTACCCAAAAGCCAAGTTATAAAACAGCCATTGAACAAAGCCTTGACTTTGTTAACAATTGGCTGAGCGATAAAAATGGTGGATTTTATTCGGCGGTTGATGCTGATTCTGAAGGTCGTGAAGGTGCGTTTTATACATATAGCTATCATGAGTTAGAAGAAGCATTAACTTCAAATGAGTTTGAAATAGCAAAAAGCTACTTCAATTTAAAGCAAAAAGGCAACTGGGAAGAAGGACAAAATATTATCTATACCGCTCAATCAATTTCAAAACTAGCCGAAGCGTTTAACTTAACTGAAGGCGAATTTGTGGAAAAATTGAATCTTATTCGTTCCAAAATCAAAACATTAAGCGATTCTAAACCACGGCCTGAAATTGATACAAAGATTTTATGCAGCTGGAATGCCATGATGCTCAAAGCTTATGTTGATGCTTACCAAGCTTTAGGGCTTCAAACTTATCTTGATAAAGCAAAAGCTAATGCTGCTTTTATTCAGAAAGAACTTTTAAGTGAAAACCAGCAGTTGTTCAGAAATTATAAAGATGGACAATCTAGTATCACCGGATTTTTAGAGGATTATGCGTGGTTAAGTTTGGCTTTAATTAGTCTATACGAAGCCACTTTAACTGTAAGCTATTTAGAGCTAGCTAAAAAATTAATTGATAAAAGCATTGCTGATTTTTACGATGCGGATTTAGGTTTATTTTACTACACTTCAACCGAAGCCGAAGCGCTAATTGCGCGTAAAATTGAAGTTAATGACAATGTTATTCCATCTTCTAATTCGGTGATGTTGCAGGCTTTATTCAAACTACACAAATTCTATAATGCCAACAGTTACAAGCGTATTGTTCAAAAAATGTTAGCTAAAGTCTCACCAAAACTTCATAAATCTGGCCCGTATTTGGCTCATTGGGCCATTGTTGTGGGTTACTTAACACATCCTTTTGCTGAAGTGGTGACCTGCGGAAGTGATTATGCTCAAAAGCATAAACTTTTACTACAGCATTATAATCCTAATGCCATCTTTTTAGGCGGTACAACTGAAGACTTAGCGCTGATGAAGGGCAAGACCGATTATAATCAAATTTTTGTTTGTGTTGACCAAAGTTGTCAGCAGCCAGCAAACACAGTTGAAGAAGCTTTAAAACAGTTAAAGGCGCTTTATTAA
- the dgt gene encoding dGTP triphosphohydrolase, which yields MANWEQLLSLKRFGDKHKRIRKEQDDTRLGFEVDYDRIVFSSAFRSLQDKTQVIPLSETDFVHTRLTHSLEVSVVGRSLGRNVGKAILKKYPYLAATHGFHFNDFGAIVAAAAIAHDIGNPPFGHSGENAMSDYFKTGPGQRFQSQISKLAYQDLTHFEGNANGFKLLTETRDGSVGGLRLSYATLASFTKYPKASLPHKPTNQIAHKKYGYFSQQAEFFDEVARDVGLPISTHEHGQSYARHPLAFLVEAADDICYTIIDFEDGINLGLIPEDYALEYLSKLINHKIDVDKYAKLNTTKNRVAYLRSLAIGTLIRETVDIFMANETAILNGDFHVDLLSQSRYKAQIKDIINISIKNVYRSQEVMDKEIVGYKVLTSLLHQFTTAVEHQLNGQSTSIDRLILANFLPHFNVEQSPTEDWLIDISSHIAAMTDSEALRTYKKLTGMAL from the coding sequence ATGGCAAACTGGGAACAACTTTTATCACTCAAGCGTTTTGGCGACAAGCATAAACGCATCCGTAAAGAACAAGACGATACACGCTTAGGCTTCGAAGTCGACTACGACCGTATTGTGTTTTCATCAGCTTTCAGAAGCTTACAAGATAAAACCCAAGTGATTCCGCTATCCGAAACCGATTTTGTACATACCCGATTAACACACAGCCTAGAAGTCTCCGTCGTTGGGCGCTCTTTAGGCCGAAATGTGGGCAAGGCCATCTTAAAAAAATACCCTTATTTAGCAGCCACACACGGCTTTCATTTTAACGATTTTGGTGCCATTGTTGCCGCGGCAGCCATTGCTCATGACATTGGCAATCCACCTTTTGGGCATTCTGGTGAAAATGCTATGAGCGATTACTTTAAAACTGGCCCAGGCCAACGCTTTCAATCTCAAATCTCAAAACTTGCGTATCAAGACCTCACCCATTTTGAAGGCAATGCCAACGGCTTCAAATTACTCACCGAAACACGCGATGGCTCTGTAGGCGGTTTACGCTTGTCTTATGCAACCTTAGCTAGTTTTACGAAATACCCTAAGGCATCTTTACCTCACAAACCGACCAATCAAATCGCCCATAAAAAATACGGTTACTTTTCCCAGCAAGCTGAATTTTTTGATGAGGTAGCTAGAGACGTCGGATTACCAATCTCAACCCACGAACATGGCCAAAGTTATGCACGTCATCCTTTAGCGTTTCTAGTTGAAGCTGCCGATGATATTTGTTATACCATTATCGATTTTGAAGATGGGATTAATCTCGGTTTAATCCCAGAAGATTACGCCTTAGAATACCTATCCAAGCTTATTAATCATAAAATTGATGTCGATAAATACGCCAAACTCAACACCACTAAAAATCGGGTGGCTTATTTGCGTTCCCTAGCCATTGGGACATTAATTCGAGAAACAGTCGACATATTCATGGCGAATGAAACCGCTATTTTAAATGGAGACTTTCATGTAGACTTATTGTCACAGTCGCGTTATAAGGCCCAAATTAAAGATATTATAAATATCAGTATTAAAAATGTTTACCGCAGCCAAGAGGTCATGGATAAAGAAATTGTAGGCTATAAAGTCTTAACAAGTTTACTACACCAATTCACCACTGCCGTAGAGCATCAACTCAATGGCCAATCAACATCAATCGACCGTTTAATTTTAGCCAACTTTCTGCCTCATTTTAATGTTGAGCAATCACCTACCGAAGATTGGTTGATAGATATTAGCTCTCATATCGCTGCTATGACTGATAGTGAAGCCTTACGTACTTATAAAAAGCTTACAGGTATGGCGCTTTAG
- a CDS encoding DUF6705 family protein has protein sequence MNTRLILPIILLLLGLSTSIKAQTTNIGFNRFIGTWEHQFSNSNQIFRVIIFQKGDNLAGHCRMLEVNAAGEETYVYRTDYLLPHFDGERNTYCLFGGIKDPMGMYASIDDNTINYELGLYDRKLKRGSLSIDLLPRECATCPQQATWLVEERTLKGLRIIGKEEPEHFNIPTNLILTKVE, from the coding sequence ATGAACACACGATTAATACTCCCAATAATATTACTGCTTTTAGGTTTAAGTACTAGCATAAAAGCACAAACCACTAACATTGGCTTTAACCGCTTTATAGGCACTTGGGAACACCAATTTAGCAATAGCAACCAAATTTTTAGAGTCATTATATTCCAGAAAGGCGATAATTTGGCGGGGCATTGCCGTATGCTTGAAGTGAATGCAGCAGGCGAAGAAACCTATGTCTATCGCACAGACTACTTATTACCACACTTTGATGGCGAAAGAAATACATATTGTTTATTTGGAGGTATTAAAGACCCTATGGGTATGTATGCATCTATTGATGACAATACCATCAATTACGAACTGGGCTTGTATGACCGTAAACTAAAACGCGGTAGCTTAAGCATCGATCTATTACCACGGGAATGTGCCACTTGCCCACAACAAGCCACGTGGTTGGTTGAAGAGCGCACGCTCAAAGGTCTTCGAATTATAGGAAAAGAAGAGCCGGAGCATTTTAATATCCCAACAAACTTAATCCTGACTAAGGTCGAGTAA
- a CDS encoding aminotransferase class I/II-fold pyridoxal phosphate-dependent enzyme encodes MPKLPKALQLKLDQRLRNESLRELKTTLPSLTDFASNDYLGLSQLTSVEVTAKQILKQYPIDAKPGSRLLTGNSQLHNNCEDYLAHFYQAESALLFNSGYTANLGLISAIGLRQSLVLFDELVHASIRDGISLAQAKSYKFKHNNLDDLERKLQQYAHQFNSIYVITETVFSMDGDQAPVEEINALCKQFNAHFILDEAHAIGVLGKQGLSFQNINCLARVITFGKSFAQHGAVILGSEALKSYLINFSRSLIYTTAISTQQTALIWAAHQEFKKNLSLVHQLQTNIALFLEQVQQLQLEDYFIISQSAIQSCIISGNSACKSIAEALQKEQFDVRAILSPTVPKGKERLRFCLHADNSPQEIKRVLALLKVKLASIS; translated from the coding sequence ATGCCTAAATTACCAAAGGCGTTACAGTTAAAACTAGATCAGCGCCTGCGGAATGAGAGTCTTCGTGAACTCAAAACCACGCTCCCATCATTAACCGATTTTGCTTCGAATGACTATTTAGGTCTGAGTCAACTTACTTCGGTTGAAGTCACTGCAAAACAAATTCTAAAACAGTATCCAATTGATGCTAAACCTGGTTCACGATTACTCACCGGAAACTCTCAATTACACAATAACTGTGAAGATTATTTAGCGCATTTTTATCAAGCAGAATCGGCCTTATTATTCAATTCAGGTTATACCGCTAACTTAGGTTTAATTTCAGCGATAGGTTTACGACAAAGCTTAGTTTTGTTTGATGAACTTGTGCATGCTTCTATTCGTGATGGCATCAGTTTAGCACAAGCCAAGAGCTATAAATTTAAACATAATAACCTAGATGACTTAGAACGAAAGTTACAACAATATGCCCATCAATTTAACAGTATTTATGTAATTACGGAAACTGTATTTTCTATGGATGGCGACCAAGCACCTGTTGAAGAAATCAATGCGCTTTGTAAGCAATTTAATGCTCACTTTATTCTTGATGAAGCTCATGCCATTGGTGTATTAGGCAAACAAGGTTTGTCGTTTCAAAACATTAATTGTTTAGCACGTGTAATAACTTTTGGAAAAAGTTTTGCGCAACACGGCGCTGTTATTTTAGGGAGCGAAGCTTTAAAATCTTACCTTATTAACTTCAGTCGGAGTTTAATTTACACCACGGCTATTTCAACACAGCAAACCGCCTTAATTTGGGCCGCTCATCAAGAATTTAAAAAAAATCTTAGCTTAGTACATCAGCTTCAAACTAATATTGCTTTATTTTTAGAGCAAGTACAACAGCTTCAGCTAGAAGATTATTTCATTATAAGTCAATCAGCTATTCAATCCTGCATCATTTCAGGAAATTCAGCATGTAAAAGCATCGCCGAGGCACTTCAAAAAGAACAATTTGATGTGCGCGCTATTTTATCACCAACAGTTCCTAAAGGAAAAGAACGGCTTCGCTTTTGCCTTCATGCCGATAATTCACCCCAAGAAATTAAGCGAGTTTTAGCACTTTTAAAAGTAAAACTAGCCTCAATTTCATAA
- a CDS encoding DUF6973 domain-containing protein, with amino-acid sequence MNLTCNKRSQLINLIMCTFLIALLGCEQNEMSLTEHKPNITSQYFSLDQLPQKAKVKPLISKVSRTLSTHFQKKSNNVDSVFVNTEDVLYVAHANTHTITLKISHPQADYPLENMVLHYNVGTQTYDEYLIQYDISLEQLEQIENGIDFELQDESQMIVRQLENGTLNDMMAKLCRNNCTTIDVMCESGAHAPGQSCTLDDEDQPYTYQSCSLICTSPNINTIDAGDSSSGGGNMVTNPNVSTPNTPQIRTIFQLTTQYLSAVHSWWWASQATPSQKSAIETFLNNSQDSQGFYSQEALAFVKEAIQILLNNPDAEDDYDLTNYPGIDEGLPFGWWNNESFIENNFTFNLDDEGFGDLTEQEELLIKLFPLHALIIKANVDDAHTETENRYGNSARNDKSDAFRHAFFNAMNSNDAGDTIARLFSTAHESEVPAHLILEVQMDLHNNDIGHLIGDNASFFASDQDLSDSVYTELLNGNLRYLSPLGPVIPPNFGINPSTQLTPTNQ; translated from the coding sequence ATGAATTTAACATGCAACAAACGGTCGCAACTGATTAATCTAATCATGTGTACATTCCTCATTGCCTTATTAGGTTGTGAGCAAAACGAGATGTCTTTAACTGAGCACAAACCAAACATAACTTCTCAATATTTTAGTTTAGATCAATTACCGCAAAAAGCTAAAGTCAAACCTTTAATATCTAAAGTCTCTCGAACACTTTCAACTCATTTTCAAAAGAAAAGCAATAATGTAGATAGTGTTTTTGTTAATACAGAAGATGTGTTGTATGTAGCACATGCTAACACTCACACAATTACCTTAAAAATTTCTCATCCACAGGCAGATTATCCGCTTGAAAATATGGTTTTGCATTACAATGTTGGCACACAAACTTACGATGAGTATCTTATTCAATATGATATTAGCCTTGAACAACTAGAGCAAATAGAAAATGGTATAGATTTTGAATTACAAGACGAAAGTCAAATGATAGTAAGACAGTTAGAAAACGGAACACTAAATGATATGATGGCTAAATTATGTCGAAATAATTGTACAACAATTGATGTAATGTGTGAAAGTGGTGCACATGCTCCTGGTCAAAGCTGTACATTAGATGACGAAGATCAACCTTATACCTATCAAAGTTGTTCATTAATTTGTACATCACCCAACATAAATACAATAGACGCTGGTGATTCTAGCTCAGGCGGCGGGAATATGGTGACCAATCCTAATGTATCAACACCAAACACGCCACAAATAAGAACTATTTTTCAATTAACTACACAATATTTAAGTGCAGTTCATAGTTGGTGGTGGGCTAGTCAAGCAACGCCATCCCAAAAAAGCGCTATTGAAACTTTTCTTAATAACTCACAAGATTCCCAAGGCTTTTACAGCCAAGAAGCTTTAGCTTTTGTAAAAGAAGCTATTCAAATACTTTTGAATAATCCCGATGCTGAGGATGATTATGATTTAACTAATTATCCTGGAATTGATGAAGGCCTGCCATTTGGATGGTGGAATAATGAAAGTTTTATCGAAAATAATTTCACTTTTAATTTAGACGATGAAGGTTTTGGTGATTTAACAGAACAAGAAGAATTATTAATAAAACTATTTCCTTTGCATGCTTTAATAATAAAAGCGAATGTAGATGACGCACATACAGAAACCGAAAATAGATATGGAAATAGTGCAAGAAATGATAAATCCGATGCTTTTAGGCATGCTTTTTTTAATGCAATGAATTCAAACGATGCTGGTGATACAATTGCAAGATTATTTTCAACAGCCCACGAGAGTGAAGTTCCAGCGCATCTAATTTTAGAAGTTCAGATGGATTTGCATAACAATGATATTGGGCATTTAATTGGTGATAATGCGAGTTTTTTTGCTTCAGACCAAGATCTTTCCGATTCAGTTTATACAGAATTACTAAATGGTAACCTTAGATATTTATCACCATTAGGTCCGGTTATTCCACCAAACTTCGGAATAAATCCTTCTACTCAATTAACTCCTACAAATCAATAA